GTGACTCATTCCCGAGGCATTTAATCGCCTCCTTCCTTCCACCCCGGCTCTCCGCACCCACCCCCTTCGCGGCGGGGACTCGCTTTAATTCTCCACCAGCCGATTATCCGCTTGGCTGCCCCTCGCCGGGGAGAGGCACCGCGGGGCAGCCGGACCCCACGGGGCTGCCACCGAGCCATCAAACAGGGCATCCCCCCCACCAAAACCCCCCCAGCAAAGCGGGGTGCCCCATCGCCCCCGGCGGGGCGCATTCCAGCCCCGCGGGGAGTAATCCTTGCGTAAACCTCCTCTTCGTAAACCTCCTCGTAAACCTCCTCCTCGTCGGGGTTTACACGACGGGGCTGCGCCACCGACCCGCAAAACTCCCCGACATCGACACGGctgaggcggggagggggggatgctggctccccccgccccaggagGACTGGGCTCAGCCTGGCCACCAGTAGCCATCGCTCCGGACCGGTAGCCAAACGTCCAAGCGgagggtgggagaagaggaCTGAGGAGGTGGTGGCGGGGCTGGAACGAGGAAGCGGCGGAGGAAAAGGCGAGGGAGCAGCAGATGGGGGATTGCAACAGAGCACGGGGCACGCAGGGGCCGTGTCCCCACCCGGGCGCTCGCCCCCAGACCCTCCGCACCCCCCGAGACCCTCCGCACCCCTCCAGACCCTCCGCACCCCGCGCTTCGAGGAGGGAAGGAACCGGGAGCACGGCGGGGGGAAGCGACACAGGGGCCACGGGGGCAAACCCTACCGTCCCTGGGGTCCCCTCCCCACGCCCTGCTCCCCCGGGATGAGGGATctggcaggggatggggacgAGGGCCACGAGCTGGGCTCTCCAGAGCCGCTGCGCTACCAAATAAGGCTCCGTCGAGCCTTTTACGTGCCGTCTCGCCCGTGACCTCCTTTCCCAACTGCTCTGCCCCCCCCAAGCTCCTccgtggggacccccccagcccacaGCTCCCCTACACCGGGGGGGTCCCTCCCAAGGGGGAGGtgagagggatggggaaacCACCCTGGGGTGCCAGGAGCGGGCAGCAGGACCCCTGCCCACCccggggaggaggcagaaggagcAGGGCCGAAGCGGGGGCTCGTCCCACCTCGCAGCGCCCCGATCGACCTCCCCGGGATGGGTGCTgcttccccctcttttttttagGGGGTGGCATGAGGCTGGAACGGGAAGGGGGAGGTTTGCAGGGCgcatttttcttcacttaagCAAATACTCGACAGCACCGGCTCTGCCAGCCCGGGCTGGGGAAAACTCGTGCAGGGAAAATACCTGCACGAGCGGCCATCGCCCTCCTAACGCGTCCCCAGCGCAGCGGGGGACACTGGCACCTCGCAGCCGTCCCCTCCAGGGACTCCTCATGTCCTGCAtccccccgggcagggctgcGTGGCAAGGTCAGGGGGTCCCCAAGGGCCAGCGGCGTGATGGCCAGCCCCTCGCCCCCTGGATCCGGCCAGGAGCAGGGCGAGGGCTGCCCTTGGCGTGCCACACCGTTGGGAAAGGCAAGAGGCCTTGGTGGCCATCCCCCACTGCCACAAGCCCCATCACCGCATCACCCACATGGACCCGGCACGGCGGAAAAATTCCCCGTTATTGGAGCACTTTGGGAAACTTGGGGAAGTTTCAGGCTGGAATAAAACACTCGAGGTAGGCGACAGTGGCCAAGCAGCTCTGCGGTGTGTCCCGGGGTTGTCTACCAACCAGAAACCCCACTGCCAAGCCAGCGGGGACCGGGGACGTGCCGGAGCAGTGCAGGAGGTGAAAGGCGAGGAGGAGATCCTATCTGCCCGCTCTCACTCTCCCCAAAGTCCAAATTCCCATCTCAAGGTCACGGGCAAAAGCAACCAGGAACTTCGCGGTTGCGACGGAGAAAACCCGCTCTCGTCCGTCCCCGTGGCGGGGCGTGGGGTTTGTGtcgcggggtgggggggggacgAGAGATTTCGTACATCTTTGGGGTGAGACCCACTGGAAGGGAGACATGAAGCCCATCGGACCCGGGGTACCCACTGCCACCCCTCAAGCCGCCCCGGCAGCACCGAGTGCCggccccaggggctggggggaggctgTTTTGCCCCCCTCAAGGGAGCTGCGTGTCTTGAATGGGGCTCCCCTGCACCCCGAGGTCTTCCCCGGGGAGGCGGAGGGGTGTTTGCGGGGACACCCAGGGGGGATGTTGTGACCTGGGGGGTCCCAGCAGCGGGGGATGCAATGGCCCGGGAGGGTCCCAGGAGCGGGGGATGCGGTGACCCCCCCGGGAGCGGGGGATGCGGTGGCCCAGGGGGTCCCGGAGTGGGGGATGCGGTGGCCCGGGGGGTCCTGGCAGCGGGGGGGATGCGGTGGCCCGAGGGATCCCGGCAGTGGGGGATGCGGTGATCCGGGGGGTCTCGGCAGCGGGGGATGCGGTGACCCGGGGGGTCCCGGCAGCGGGGGATGCGGTGGCCCGGGGGGTCCCAGGAGCGGGGGATGCGGTGGCCCGGGAGGTCCCGGGGGATGCGGTGacccggggggtcccgggagCGGGGGATGCGCTGCCCGCCGTTCGTTCGtgtcccccctctccccaccaccagccccGGGTACCAGTGACCGGGGAAGCCGGCCGGACCCCCCCGGCGCGGACCCACCCCCGCGTGGGGTGCGTGGGCACCCGCGGAGCGCAGCCCCCGGGGATCgcgggtggggagggggatgccggacccccccccccccgcgatggcgtgtgtcccccccccgctaCCTCCTCCTCGGGCAGGCCGGTGTCGGCGGGGCCGCCCTCCCGCTCGCCGGGGACGCTGCTCATGGTGCGGCCGGGCGGCTCCGGGTCCCGCCGGCGGCAGccgcggccggggcgggcggggcggagggcggggcggggggggggaccgGGGCGGGGACCGGGGAGGGgcgggatggggatggggtggggggcacggggtggggggagaggacagggctggggacaggggggacaggctggggacacggggtgcGGGAGGTGGGATGCGGGAggcggggctggggacacgggaGAGAAGGATGGGGACACAGGACACGGGGCTGGGGACACAGGACGCAGTCCCAGGGATACGGGACACAGTCTGGGGACACGGGACACAGTCTAGGGCAGAGGGTTGGGGATACAAGACTGTAGGCTGTGGACACAGGACgcagggctggggagatggGACACAGTCTGGGATACAGGGTTGGGGATACAGGACACACggctggggacatgggacacAGGGCTAGGGACATGGGACACAGTCCCAGGGACACAGGATGCAGGCTGGGGAAATGGGACACCGTCTAGGACACAGGGTTGGGGATACAGGACACAGGGCTAGGGACATGGAACACaggctggggacatgggacatAGTCTAGGACACAGGCTGGGGATACAGGACACAaggctggggacatgggacatAGTCCCAGGGACATGGAACACAGGCTGGGGACACGGGACATAGTCTAGGACACAGGCTGGGGATACAGGACACCAGGCTGGGGACACAGGACACAGGGCTAGGGACACAGGACACAGTCCTAGGGACATGGGACACAGGCTGGGGACACTGGACACAGGGTAGGGGGTACAGGACACAGGGGTGGGGACACTGGACACAGGCTGGGGACACTGGACACaaagctggggacagaggacACAGTCACAGGACAGTGGACACAAGGCTGGGGACATGAGACAGTCCCAGTGACATGGGAcatggctgcagcagggctgtggggcagaggaggggacagCGCTGGGGACACAGAGCACCGGGGGGCCGGCCTCGATGGGAGGGAGGTGACATTAGAGCAGGGTCCCCACGGTGGCATGCCAGCCCTGCCCACCCCTCTGCCCTCATCGCCCCAACCAGTCCCACCTGGGGGGCTCAGCTGcccacaccccctccccatctGGCCCCAGACCTCCATTTAGGCTCCCATCTTGCTCCTGGCTTAGGCTGGGCTTTAGGTGAGCCTATGCTGGACCTCACACCCtgcttgtttcattttatatctCATTTTTTGGCtagtccccagccctgccgtgTCCCCACGGAGGGGTCTGAGGTCCCGCAGCAGCGTGACGGAGCCCCTCGGGGTGGAAAAGCCTTTGACCACGGGCCGTGTCTGGAGCAGCTGCCACCTGCACACAGCACGCGGGGACCGGAGGTGACACCGAGGACATCCTTGCTCACGGCTGAAGGCGTGTGCCGAGCGGGTGGTGAAGGTCACGGCTCGCCTTTCCATGACTCAGTGGCCAAACCAGCCCTGCCGGCAGCTGCCCGCGGAGGGCAGAGCCCGTCCAGCCTCCCCGCAGCGGCGATTTACAGAGCAGAACCCTTCATGCCAGATGGatttgggggggtgggaggcGTCCGGCTTCGAGGGCAGGTGGCCCCGAGAGGGACCCTAAAGCACCAGGACCAGTCTAGTTCCCCAAACCTGCTGGAGCCTCTTGATTTTGGGGTGAATTCCCCAAAGGTTGCCTTATCTTCAGGCAAGGGGTGAAGTTGGAGAAAGGAGATGTGCTTCAGCCCCATGTTTTCCCCTCCGTGGGCATCCCCACGAGAATCTTTGCCTGGGGCTGCTCGCGGGGGCAGGAGAGGTGACAACGGTGGCCGGGACAAGACTTGCAGCCCTTATTTGGACCCGGCTTTGGGGCAGAGCTGTGGTTTCCCAACAGCGCTGGACCCCAGGTCGGAATCGCAGAGCTCTGGtgggtgctgtgctgcttttatgCCTTGCCCTGTCCCACCTGAAACCCCTGGtcccaaacccaaaccagtgGGTACTTGGGGTTCCTCTACGGGTGGCTGCcgctgctctctctgctctcctcctctctctcccgCAGGAATTGCTGCTCCAGCATCGCTTCTCTCCCGCGCCGAGGGACCGACCGACCCCGTTGGGCTGCGTCGTACAGGGATAGAAGGGGAAGTTGTGACCCACATCCCTGGGAAATCTTGGGGGCTGGCTGGGAAGTGCCGACGTGGACGTGGACATGTCCAACGCTCACCAGCTGATGAGCTCATCAGTGGAGGAGCTTCAGCTCCTCTCCAGACCATCTGAGAGGGACACCAAGCAGAAGGCAACCTTCAGGGGCCAAGGAGAGAGGGTGGCAACCAGCCCTGGCGCCTTTCCCACCCCAGCATCCGCATGGTTTCGGGGGTCTGGGGCCAGGACACCCCTCCTTCCGAGGAGCCCCCGGTGTGGGCCCATCTCCCTCTGCcgacaggctgggggaggagcGGGGAGGTGGCTCCAGGGCTGGCCCTGAGGGATGGCCGCAGGGACAGTGGCCCCGAGGTGATGTCAGTGCTGGGGTACAGCAGCCCTGCGGTGTTCCCTGACCCAGGAAGGACTGCAGTCCCCCCTCGGCAGCAAAGCAGGTGACAGTAggtgagtagatgtggtgcttagggatggggtttagtggtgggcttggtagtgctgggttaGTGGTTGGCCTTGATGatattaaaggtcctttccaacaaaaaagattctatgattttattcCCAAAACAAAGCAGGTACAATAAAGTTACAAGAGACACCAGATCCAAAGCAGGTCTGAGATGCTCAGTGGAACACAAATAAAGGACACAAATAAGCAacatgttttgggttttttttttaaagatggaatGAGGGACACAGAGACCGGCCACTTCCCAGGGCCATGTAGTGCTTCGCAGGTCCAGATGCAACCCCCGGTCAGCCACCGTGGGCAGAAGGCACTCAGCTCTTGACAGGAGTGGATGTGGCCTTCACGGTCTTCTTTAGGTGATGGTAGTTTGGCAAGATCTTCATCAGGAAATCCAGCTGCAGCGTCTGGGGCTGGAAAGAGAGGCAGGGGAGGTGAGGCAGCGGGCTGCGGAGGACGGGAGGGTGACGGCGTGTCACGCTCGCGTCGCACCCACCTGCGGCCGCTCGGTCTGGACGCGGCGGAGGCAGTCGGCCCCGTAGATGACGGTGTTTTCGGGGATCACCTCGTAGGTGTTGACGTTACAGCAGGCCCCGATGATGCAGCCGCTCGTCAGGATCACGTTCCTGCCCACAAATGCTgccagagggagagagaggaaccCCTGGGAGAGTGGTTAAACGCCGCACCACCAAACATCCCCATCTGCTCAGCACCAGGAGCCAGAGCCAGCGCGGCCCAGCTCCCACCAAGGCCAGAACACACGTGGGGTCTGTGTGAGAACCGCGGCTGCGACAAGCTGCAGTTTGGGCTCAGGATCACCACGTAACCCTCCGCTGTTCCCAGCATCCGCCAGAGCAGCATCTCACAAGGGCCGAGGTGATAAGCTGAGACTTACCTTTGGATTCGATAACGTTGTTATCTCCCACCTTCATTGCTTGGGAATCTATGGGTCCGTGTTAAAGGaaactgtaaaatgttttacttttatttcaaaaaacaaaccccactgCCGTTTTCAAACCACCCCCCAATAGCCCTGGGCTGTTTAAACCCCGACAGAGCCCACACATGCTCCCCCTTGCACCAACCTGAAAGCGCCGTGTATAGAACCACAGAATTATTTTGGCTGGAAACGACCTTGAAGATCCTCGAGCCCAACCACTCATCGAGCCCAACCGTACCCGACGGTCCGTCCCGCTGCACAAGGATACAGCACCCAACCTCGAACACGTTGTTGGTGCCAATGACCATCGGTTTGGGCTCCACCTCTTCACTTTCTGGCGTGATATTTTCTGGATACCTGCAAGAGGGAAGAACATATTTCAAGTGTAGAGATCACACAGGATCACTTCTTCCTTAGCCGTAGTGCCACACACATACACGAAAAGCACAAAactttgggtttattttttaaaattctacctTCCCCGGAGTTTTTAAGCTAAAGCCCTGCTCCTTAAAGAGCTGTAGGCTCAAGTCTGAGGAGGCTGACATGGGATCTGCCGTGGGGTATCTCCACAAACACCGACCCCCTGCCAAAGCCAGCCCGGTAGCCCCACCGGGAGGATGCCAGCCGGGCTCCGGGGGACACCCAGCGCTGTGCCGGGAGCCTCGGCGGTGTGGGCACCCCGGGAATGGGGTGTCGGGCTGGGGCACGGCCCCCTCGGGCACCGCCGGGCTTCGCACCCACCCGTTCACGATGAGCGCCTGCTCCTCGATGAGGTTCCCTTCGCCGATGACGATGGGCCCCGCTTCGGCGATGATGCGCGCCTTGGGGTGGATCACGGTCCTGGGGCCTGCGGGGGAAGAGCCCCGCATCACCCCCGCATCACCCCCGCATCACCCtcggcgggacggggcgggacGGGCCCGGGGGGGCCTTACCGATGGTCACATCCCCGCGGATCTCGCTCTCCACGCACACCACGGCCCCCGGCGCGATCTTCACGCTGCGGGAAGGGACGGGGGGTGTGTGAAGGGAACGGGCGGCGcgtgggggtggggggcgcgggggggaaCCGGGACTCACCCCTTCTGCGCCTTCTCCGCCATCACCGCGCTGCCGGCgcctgcgcggggcggggcggcgtgCGGCTGCGCTGGGGCGGGGCGGCTCGGCCCTGCGCTCTGCCCCGGCCgcgggggtcccctggggacGGCTCGGCTCTGCCTGCCCCGCTGCGGCTCACGGGCGGACGGGGTCTGCCAGCGGCGTCCCCGGTGTTACCGGCGGGTGGGCAGGCGGGCGCTAGGACCCCGCAGCCGATGGGACACCCCTGGCCCCGCCCCTCACGcccccgggcggggcggggcccaGCGCgcctgcgcggggcggggccgcggcagTTTGGCCCCCGCCGGCCGCCGTCTGCCCGCTGCCGCCTTCTCCCGTCGTTCCGGAGCGCGGGCGGCGCCGGGGCCCCGGGCGGGGGGATGCGGTGCAgcggcggccccgcgggcggggggggctAGGCCCCGCGCCGGGAGCCCCGGGCGCTCGGAGCCGCGGAGGGGCGGTGTCCGCCCGCCCCAGGTGAGAACGGGATGGGCTGGAGCGGCCGGGGGTGtccgggccggggctgcgggcgaGCGGGGCTGCTCCATCCCGGAGCCCgaggggcggccccggcggggctgTTGCCGCGGGGACGGGACGAGAAGCAGCCGCGCTGCCGGGGGCTCCGCGGGGCTCGGGGCGCCGGGGAATAAAGCCCGAGGGCCGGagcccggcgccccccgcccgcggccCCCGGTCAGTTCTCAAGCACCGCCCGACACCGCCGGGGCTCCCGGGCTCGTCCCGACATGACACGCGGGGCTGTGGGGGTTCGGGGCTCAGCCGGGTGCTTGTGGGACTCGGACCGGGCGCTGGGAGACGTGACCCCGGCTCAGGGCCTGTTCTGGGGTTGTGGGTTTtcaggcagcaggagctgggctggtgggatggagaagcagctcaaggggctgcagaggtgataccggatggtttagtaaaagcaaGCTTCAGAacaggccctaaaaggcctgctctggGTAACCTtgagacagaatcaacttttctttcagcaattttcctttcggCTCTAATAACGGTACGTTCTGAAGCTCacggcatgttttgaagacagggtctgctcCTGGGACTGATAAAACTtagttatagtcatcactgactcttgcttgtgcttagtcttGAAGAacccaaggtctctgttaaattccttgctaattataaagaagggccagagataaagAGGACTCTGAACacctttgtagtgtcttaactgacttgattcacagctctggcgcgaggagtagagataaatcctgtgagaaccagaacaggatcttctcctcgGAGCGACCTGCACGTGTCAGCAGAAAGGCCTCGACCATGCGTGCGCAGGAGTGGGGTCACacagcatcactatgggggGTTAtgacccccagagcccacccaaggccccttccccaatttagtatacatgcacaaagacattacataagGTTTCTTGTGAATTAcatgaatattaatttttctatactgtatataatgagtgtgtTTTGTGCCTGGTTGTGCATGTTAGGTGGAGCGATtaatcccccatgtccctcagctgAATAAAGTAATCACTGCTCGTTAAT
The sequence above is drawn from the Nyctibius grandis isolate bNycGra1 chromosome 6, bNycGra1.pri, whole genome shotgun sequence genome and encodes:
- the DCTN6 gene encoding dynactin subunit 6 — protein: MAEKAQKGVKIAPGAVVCVESEIRGDVTIGPRTVIHPKARIIAEAGPIVIGEGNLIEEQALIVNGYPENITPESEEVEPKPMVIGTNNVFEVGCYSQAMKVGDNNVIESKAFVGRNVILTSGCIIGACCNVNTYEVIPENTVIYGADCLRRVQTERPQPQTLQLDFLMKILPNYHHLKKTVKATSTPVKS